A genomic window from Micromonospora ferruginea includes:
- a CDS encoding dicarboxylate/amino acid:cation symporter, with protein sequence MRKIPFSVQILLGLVLGVALGFLARANDLAWLTSTLDTVGGLFVQLLKLAVPPLVFTAIVVSVVSLRGVANAARLALKTLLWFGITALIAVSIGIGLGLLTDPGRGVNLNPAGASAPKTTGSWIDFLTGIVPTNPVGAFVEGNVLQIVFLALVVGAAALLVGEPAEPFVQLNRSVLSIVQKALWWVIRLAPIGTLGLIGNAVASYGWDLLAPLAKFTTAVYVGCALVMFVVYPVLLVAAGRLNPLRFFAGAWPAIELAFVSRSSVGTMPVTQRSVERLGVPREYASFAVPFGATTKMDGCAAIYPALAAIFVAQVFGVDLGVTDYLLIAFVSVVGSAATAGLTGAIVMLTLTLSTLGLPLAGAGLLLAIDPILDMMRTATNVAGQAVVPTIVAAREGTLDRAAYDSAGKRDLIEPVEPAEHERLAPVPA encoded by the coding sequence CTGCGCAAGATTCCCTTTTCCGTGCAGATCCTGCTCGGCCTCGTCCTCGGCGTGGCGCTCGGCTTCCTCGCCCGCGCCAACGACCTCGCCTGGCTGACCAGCACCCTCGACACCGTCGGCGGCCTCTTCGTCCAGCTCCTCAAGCTGGCCGTGCCGCCGCTGGTCTTCACCGCCATCGTGGTCAGCGTGGTCAGCCTGCGCGGCGTGGCCAACGCCGCCCGGCTGGCGCTCAAGACGCTGCTCTGGTTCGGCATCACCGCGCTGATCGCGGTGAGCATCGGCATCGGCCTCGGCCTGCTCACCGACCCCGGCCGCGGGGTGAACCTGAACCCGGCCGGCGCCAGCGCGCCGAAGACCACCGGCTCCTGGATCGACTTCCTCACCGGCATCGTGCCCACCAACCCGGTCGGCGCGTTCGTCGAGGGCAACGTCCTGCAGATCGTCTTCCTCGCCCTGGTGGTGGGCGCCGCCGCGCTGCTGGTCGGCGAGCCCGCCGAGCCGTTCGTGCAGCTCAACCGCTCGGTGCTGTCGATCGTGCAGAAGGCGCTGTGGTGGGTCATCCGGCTCGCCCCGATCGGCACCCTGGGCCTGATCGGCAACGCCGTCGCCTCGTACGGCTGGGACCTGCTCGCCCCGCTCGCCAAGTTCACCACCGCCGTCTACGTCGGCTGCGCCCTGGTGATGTTCGTGGTCTACCCGGTGCTGCTGGTCGCCGCCGGCCGGCTCAACCCGCTGCGCTTCTTCGCCGGCGCCTGGCCCGCCATCGAGCTGGCCTTCGTGTCCCGCTCCTCGGTCGGCACCATGCCGGTGACCCAGCGTTCGGTGGAGCGCCTCGGCGTCCCCCGCGAGTACGCCTCCTTCGCGGTGCCGTTCGGCGCCACCACCAAGATGGACGGCTGCGCCGCGATCTACCCGGCGCTCGCCGCGATCTTCGTGGCGCAGGTGTTCGGCGTGGACCTGGGCGTCACCGACTACCTGCTGATCGCCTTCGTCTCGGTGGTCGGCTCGGCCGCCACGGCCGGCCTGACCGGCGCGATCGTGATGCTCACCCTGACCCTGAGCACGCTGGGCCTGCCGCTGGCCGGCGCCGGCCTGCTGCTGGCGATCGACCCGATCCTGGACATGATGCGCACCGCCACCAACGTGGCCGGGCAGGCCGTCGTGCCGACCATCGTGGCCGCCCGGGAGGGCACGCTCGACCGGGCCGCGTACGACTCGGCCGGCAAGCGTGATCTGATCGAGCCGGTCGAGCCGGCCGAGCACGAGCGCCTCGCCCCCGTACCCGCCTGA
- a CDS encoding NADH:flavin oxidoreductase/NADH oxidase, translated as MSALFGPLALRGVTLPNRIALAPMCQYSAGPDGLPTDWHRVHLGSRAVGGAGLVLTEATAVVPEGRISPQDVGLWSGAHVDAWRPVTAFVAGQGAVPAVQLAHAGFKASTYRPWAERRGGVPDAEGGWTPVGPGGDPFVPDYRTPAALDEAGIAAVVDAFAAAAGRALDAGFAAVEIHAAHGYLLHEFLSPLTNRRTDGYGGDRAGRMRLTLEVARAVRATVGEAVPVLTRISATDWTDGGWTVEDSVVLAGELAAAGVDLVDASSGGASAHASVPVGPGYQVPLAARIRREAGVPTGAVGLIVEPEQAEQIVAGGEADLVLLGRELLRDPYWPRRAAAKLGATPSWPDQYARAF; from the coding sequence ATGAGCGCACTGTTCGGCCCGCTCGCCCTGCGCGGCGTCACCCTGCCCAACCGGATCGCGCTGGCCCCGATGTGCCAGTACAGCGCCGGCCCCGACGGGCTGCCCACCGACTGGCATCGCGTGCACCTCGGCTCCCGCGCGGTCGGCGGGGCCGGGCTGGTGCTCACCGAGGCCACCGCGGTGGTGCCCGAGGGGCGGATCAGCCCGCAGGACGTCGGCCTCTGGTCCGGCGCGCACGTCGACGCGTGGCGGCCGGTCACCGCGTTCGTCGCCGGTCAGGGCGCGGTCCCGGCCGTGCAGCTCGCGCACGCCGGGTTCAAGGCGTCGACGTACCGGCCGTGGGCGGAGCGGCGCGGCGGCGTGCCGGACGCCGAGGGCGGCTGGACGCCGGTTGGCCCCGGCGGCGACCCGTTCGTGCCCGACTACCGCACGCCGGCCGCGCTCGACGAGGCCGGCATCGCCGCGGTGGTGGACGCGTTCGCCGCCGCCGCCGGGCGGGCGCTGGACGCCGGCTTCGCCGCGGTGGAGATCCACGCGGCGCACGGCTACCTGCTGCACGAGTTCCTGTCCCCGCTGACCAACCGGCGCACCGACGGCTACGGCGGCGACCGGGCCGGCCGGATGCGCCTCACCCTGGAGGTGGCCCGCGCGGTCCGCGCCACGGTCGGCGAGGCAGTGCCGGTGCTGACCCGGATCTCCGCCACCGACTGGACCGACGGCGGCTGGACGGTCGAGGACAGCGTGGTGCTCGCCGGGGAGCTGGCCGCGGCCGGCGTGGACCTGGTCGACGCCTCCTCCGGCGGCGCGTCCGCCCACGCGTCGGTGCCGGTCGGCCCCGGCTACCAGGTGCCGCTGGCCGCCCGGATCCGCCGCGAGGCGGGCGTGCCGACCGGCGCGGTGGGCCTGATCGTCGAGCCCGAGCAGGCCGAGCAGATCGTCGCCGGCGGCGAGGCCGACCTGGTGCTGCTGGGCCGGGAACTGCTCCGCGACCCGTACTGGCCGCGCCGTGCGGCGGCGAAGCTGGGCGCCACCCCGTCCTGGCCGGACCAGTACGCCCGCGCGTTCTGA
- a CDS encoding DUF998 domain-containing protein, with amino-acid sequence MAERLARRVAAAGAAGCVVAGAVAVTVAVVAGPGPGPTGYVSEAGVTDSGYAGAYRMGIFTLAAALLLLAGALPAAARAASVLLGVGAVATVLSGTVTCSAGCPLPPFEAATVADLVHGGASIAATAAVVFAMLALVFCPAAGGALRRVAAVGAALALPLAGAVGLAMVLVGRGALVGVLERVLLTVTAAWGLSTAVLLVRRGPLLTPGR; translated from the coding sequence GTGGCTGAGCGCCTCGCGCGCCGGGTCGCCGCGGCCGGGGCGGCCGGGTGCGTGGTGGCCGGCGCGGTCGCGGTGACGGTCGCCGTCGTGGCCGGTCCGGGTCCCGGCCCGACCGGGTACGTCAGCGAGGCCGGTGTCACCGACAGCGGGTACGCCGGGGCGTACCGGATGGGGATCTTCACGCTGGCGGCGGCGCTGCTGCTGCTCGCCGGGGCGCTGCCCGCGGCGGCGCGCGCGGCGTCCGTGCTGCTCGGGGTCGGCGCGGTCGCCACCGTGCTCTCCGGCACGGTGACGTGCAGCGCCGGCTGCCCGCTGCCGCCGTTCGAGGCGGCCACGGTCGCCGACCTGGTGCACGGCGGGGCCAGCATCGCGGCCACCGCCGCCGTGGTGTTCGCGATGCTGGCGCTGGTGTTCTGCCCGGCGGCGGGCGGGGCGTTGCGGCGGGTGGCCGCGGTCGGCGCGGCGTTGGCGTTGCCGCTGGCCGGGGCGGTCGGGCTGGCGATGGTGCTGGTGGGGCGGGGCGCGCTGGTGGGGGTGCTGGAGCGGGTGCTGCTCACGGTGACCGCCGCGTGGGGGCTGTCCACCGCCGTGCTGCTGGTAAGGCGGGGGCCCCTCTTAACGCCTGGGCGATAG
- a CDS encoding ABC transporter ATP-binding protein has product MRLLRDLWATAPRRMAAVLLLIVLGAGGQAAASALAGPVLVHRSSGWFVALAVALVAAVVTDLLIGLIMARLTADWSADVRRRLCRVALGQELPALETTPVGELLDRIDNDVYQVAAEMRNTGVRLAQGIAVCVLATVSALVVWWPAGVGMVLLTAVLAVALRRPTARIAPARMAEEEAWSDLAAVMEEAVHGQDDVRTSLARPYVLRLYARRAAEVIARCGRVFRLSARVTAVAAGGVRVGIVGVVLAGAWALATGRVDAARLTAVWLLAIAFGATVEHIARWVPHLQQAFGAWARVQLLAGSRQEPVGGVAPVDGDLTVRGLTFRYPAAGDERGPALRDVRLDFTRGRSYALVGRTGSGKSTLAKVLTRAVEVPRGTVFLGEVDLVDLDVEELRRWIAVVPQRTEILAGTLAENVALFDPELLGAAERALAELGLAGWIAELPDGVHTRLGEGAHVLSAGQEQLVAFARILVRDPHVVILDEATARLDPVTENRVRQATERLLTDRIGIVIAHRLSSVRRCDEVVVMADGAVLEAGPLRESARFAELLATSHAGAYAGTGARRGGVELLDAPGWADEPVVADAPPTGTAASPRAAVARVEPPPVPPSPRARTMREILRLGVNDPRFGLVSVALFVVMTLLGLDGAVLPWLWADVVGGGDPWLPALGIAAALLLVLPLPYLTNLWFPQWWIRQMLRISARLVHGQTGARRVSGHTPAEVVAQGGDTDRVVQLADNLMDQFISLAIVLTMTLVTGSFVPALFFVGTMVVSGLAATLFGPRLERTAAGTVKARAAFATALVSSLSAARTVKLAGATRPVLDHLAGLDVVRSERQRREIAMQVWARSTPSIASGLLPIGAWALYLAGGLSAGATLVAVSTLGAARWFAWTTAALVSQYPSARVWTRRTVAMTGMSTYSAAVPGLDLAAGTAPAPEPPPRHPLRRLELAGFGALHSDGTLAVRDVDLVVERGQLVLVVGPVGAGKSSLLRALAGIVHHVGALRWNGEPVTEPELFLRPNQVGYVGQLPRVLSGTVAENIALGHPVDAAGAVSTAQLDHDLAAAGGGLGLLIGHKGTRLSGGQLQRLALARALAPRTELLVADDVSSALDVTTELALWAALREHGVTVVGSTAKRAALVRADHVVVLVDGLVADQGAWSDLEPRWNHLAG; this is encoded by the coding sequence ATGCGCCTGCTCCGAGACCTCTGGGCCACCGCACCCCGGCGGATGGCGGCCGTCCTGCTGCTCATCGTGCTGGGCGCCGGTGGCCAGGCCGCCGCGTCCGCGCTCGCCGGGCCGGTGCTCGTGCACCGCTCGTCCGGCTGGTTCGTCGCGCTGGCCGTGGCGCTGGTCGCCGCGGTCGTCACCGACCTGCTGATCGGGCTCATCATGGCCCGGCTCACCGCCGACTGGTCCGCCGACGTCCGCCGCCGGCTCTGCCGGGTCGCGCTCGGGCAGGAACTTCCGGCGCTGGAGACCACGCCGGTGGGCGAGCTGCTCGACCGGATCGACAACGACGTCTACCAGGTCGCCGCCGAGATGCGGAACACCGGCGTACGGCTGGCCCAGGGCATCGCCGTCTGCGTGCTCGCCACGGTCAGCGCGCTCGTCGTCTGGTGGCCGGCCGGCGTCGGGATGGTGCTGCTCACCGCCGTGCTCGCGGTCGCGCTGCGCCGCCCCACCGCCCGCATCGCCCCGGCCCGGATGGCCGAGGAGGAGGCCTGGTCCGACCTGGCGGCCGTGATGGAGGAGGCGGTGCACGGGCAGGACGACGTGCGGACGAGCCTCGCCCGGCCGTACGTGCTGCGCCTCTACGCGCGCCGGGCGGCCGAGGTGATCGCCCGGTGCGGCCGGGTGTTCCGGCTCTCCGCCCGGGTCACCGCGGTGGCCGCCGGCGGCGTCCGGGTCGGCATCGTCGGCGTGGTGCTGGCCGGCGCGTGGGCGCTTGCCACCGGGCGGGTCGACGCCGCCCGGCTCACCGCCGTCTGGCTGCTGGCGATCGCGTTCGGCGCGACCGTCGAGCACATCGCCCGCTGGGTGCCGCACCTGCAACAGGCGTTCGGCGCGTGGGCCCGGGTGCAACTGCTGGCCGGCTCGCGGCAGGAGCCGGTGGGCGGGGTCGCCCCGGTTGACGGCGACCTGACCGTGCGCGGGCTCACCTTCCGCTATCCGGCGGCCGGCGACGAACGCGGCCCGGCACTGCGCGACGTCCGGCTCGACTTCACCCGCGGGCGCTCGTACGCGCTGGTCGGGCGCACCGGCTCCGGCAAGTCGACGCTGGCCAAGGTGCTCACCCGGGCGGTGGAGGTGCCCCGCGGCACGGTGTTCCTCGGCGAGGTGGACCTGGTCGACCTGGACGTCGAGGAGCTGCGCCGGTGGATCGCCGTGGTGCCGCAGCGCACCGAGATCCTGGCCGGCACGCTCGCCGAGAACGTCGCATTGTTCGACCCGGAGCTGCTCGGCGCCGCCGAGCGGGCGCTGGCCGAGCTGGGCCTGGCCGGGTGGATCGCCGAGCTGCCCGACGGCGTGCACACCCGGCTCGGCGAGGGCGCCCACGTGCTCTCCGCCGGGCAGGAGCAACTGGTGGCGTTCGCCCGGATCCTGGTCCGGGACCCGCACGTGGTGATCCTCGACGAGGCCACCGCGCGGCTCGACCCGGTCACCGAGAACCGGGTCCGGCAGGCCACCGAACGGCTGCTCACCGACCGGATCGGCATCGTCATCGCGCACCGGCTCTCCTCGGTGCGCCGCTGCGACGAGGTGGTGGTGATGGCCGACGGGGCGGTGCTGGAGGCCGGTCCGCTGCGCGAGTCCGCCCGCTTCGCCGAACTGCTCGCCACCAGCCACGCCGGGGCGTACGCCGGCACCGGCGCCCGCCGCGGCGGCGTGGAACTGCTCGACGCGCCCGGCTGGGCCGACGAGCCGGTCGTCGCCGACGCTCCGCCGACCGGTACCGCCGCGTCACCTCGTGCCGCCGTGGCCCGGGTCGAGCCGCCGCCGGTGCCGCCGTCGCCGCGCGCGCGGACCATGCGGGAGATCCTCCGGCTGGGCGTCAACGACCCCCGGTTCGGCCTGGTCTCGGTCGCCCTGTTCGTCGTGATGACGCTGCTCGGGCTGGACGGCGCGGTGCTGCCGTGGCTGTGGGCCGACGTGGTCGGCGGCGGCGACCCGTGGCTGCCGGCGCTCGGCATCGCCGCCGCGCTGCTGCTGGTGCTGCCGCTGCCCTACCTGACCAACCTGTGGTTCCCGCAGTGGTGGATCCGGCAGATGCTGCGGATCAGCGCCCGGCTGGTGCACGGGCAGACCGGCGCGCGCCGGGTCAGCGGGCACACCCCGGCCGAGGTGGTGGCGCAGGGCGGCGACACCGACCGGGTGGTGCAGCTCGCCGACAACCTGATGGACCAGTTCATCTCGCTGGCCATCGTGCTCACCATGACGCTGGTGACCGGCAGCTTCGTCCCGGCGCTGTTCTTCGTCGGCACGATGGTGGTCTCCGGGTTGGCGGCGACGCTGTTCGGGCCCCGGCTGGAACGCACCGCCGCCGGCACGGTGAAGGCGCGGGCCGCGTTCGCCACCGCGCTGGTCTCCTCGCTGTCGGCCGCCCGCACGGTGAAGCTGGCCGGCGCCACCCGCCCGGTGCTCGACCATCTCGCCGGGCTCGACGTGGTGCGCAGCGAGCGGCAGCGCCGGGAGATCGCCATGCAGGTGTGGGCCCGCTCCACCCCGTCGATCGCCAGCGGGCTGCTGCCGATCGGCGCCTGGGCGCTCTACCTGGCCGGTGGGCTCTCCGCCGGCGCGACCCTGGTGGCGGTCTCCACGCTCGGCGCGGCCCGCTGGTTCGCCTGGACCACCGCTGCGCTGGTGTCGCAATATCCGTCGGCGCGGGTGTGGACCCGGCGGACCGTGGCGATGACCGGGATGAGCACCTACTCGGCGGCGGTGCCCGGGCTCGACCTGGCCGCCGGCACCGCGCCGGCGCCCGAGCCGCCGCCCCGGCACCCGCTGCGCCGGCTGGAGCTGGCCGGCTTCGGCGCGCTGCACTCCGACGGCACGCTCGCCGTCCGCGACGTCGACCTGGTGGTCGAACGCGGGCAACTCGTGCTGGTGGTCGGCCCGGTCGGCGCCGGCAAGTCGTCGCTGCTGCGGGCGCTCGCCGGGATCGTGCACCATGTCGGCGCGCTGCGCTGGAACGGCGAGCCGGTCACCGAGCCGGAGCTGTTCCTGCGCCCCAACCAGGTCGGCTACGTGGGCCAGCTACCCCGGGTGCTGTCCGGCACGGTGGCCGAGAACATCGCGCTCGGGCACCCGGTGGACGCCGCCGGTGCGGTGTCCACCGCCCAGCTCGACCACGACCTGGCCGCCGCCGGCGGCGGGCTCGGGCTGCTGATCGGGCACAAGGGCACCCGGCTCTCCGGCGGCCAACTCCAGCGGCTGGCGCTGGCCCGGGCGCTCGCGCCGCGTACCGAACTGCTGGTCGCCGACGACGTGTCGTCGGCGCTGGACGTGACCACGGAGCTGGCGCTCTGGGCGGCGCTGCGCGAGCACGGGGTGACCGTGGTCGGCTCGACCGCCAAGCGGGCCGCGCTGGTCCGCGCGGACCACGTGGTGGTGCTGGTCGACGGCCTGGTCGCCGACCAGGGCGCCTGGTCCGACCTGGAGCCCCGCTGGAACCACCTGGCCGGCTGA